The Chitinophaga caeni genome segment ATTGTTCGCATACCTCGCTGATTTGGACGATATCATTCCAGTCATAGCAGCATCCGCCGCCGCGGTTGGAAGTGTTTTCAAGGCAAACTAGGGAAGTTCGGGCTTTATGAACATCATCCGGGTTGATGGCAGCTTCCACTTGGGCAGCTTTGATCATGCCCCTGTTACTGTTGATTGGGCGAGTTTGTGCGCCCGCATTGAAGGCGATGCCGCCGCCCTCGTAAATGTAAACATGTGCCAAATGGCTGCAAATAACCTCGTCGCCGGGCAAGGTATGCACCTTGATGGCGACCTGGTTGCTCATGGTTCCCGAAGGGCAGTAAAGCGCCGCTTCCATACCGAAAAGATCAGCCATTTTGGCTTCCAATAAGTTGACACTGGGGTCTTCACCAAAAACATCGTCACCTACTTGTGCCTTCATCATGGCATCCATCATGCCGGGCGTGGGTTTGGTAAAGGTGTCACTGCGAAAGTCTATCATGACGTTAAAGAAAATAAAAATATTGAACTATTAGATTAGAGAAGTCGCTAATTTAAATATGATTTATTATCAATTGTTAAAATTTAACTAAAGCGTACAAAAATAAGAACTAAAACACTATAAAATATCGTTTATAATGAGTACATTGTATAAAGAGGGTTTGCTATATGTCAGGCTAAAATCATTATTTGGAAGAGTGGGGGATTAGCACGATCTTTGCAGACTAATTTATATAAAAAATATAATCTTGTAAGGTAAGATAAAAATTCAAGCTGAACAAAATTATTTTCTAAGCGTTAATATTTCGTAAACTAATATTTAATAATTATGAGGCAACTTAAAATTGCCACCCAGATCACCAATCGTGATTCGCAGGCGGTAGAAAAGTACCTGCAGGAGATCTCGAAGATACCTTTGTTGACCCCAGAAGAAGAGACGACTTTAGCCCAACGTATTAAGATGGGCGATCAAAGGGCGTTGGAAAGATTAACTACGGGAAACTTACGTTTCGTGGTTTCCGTTGCCAAGCAATATCAGCACCAGGGCCTTAGCCTAAGTGACCTCATCAATGAAGGTAATCTCGGCTTGATCAAAGCTGCGCAACGTTTCGACGAAACGAAAGGTTTTAAATTCATCTCGTACGCCGTATGGTGGATTCGCCAGTCCATCTTGCAGGCTTTGGCAGAACAGGGCCGTTTGGTTCGTTTGCCACAAAACAAAATTGGCACTTATAACAAGGCTAATAAGGCTTATATGGCTTTTGAGCAGGAAAACGAGCGTGAACCTTCTACCGAGGAGCTCGCGGAAATCCTGGAAATGTCTGAGTCGGAAATCAACAATATCTTCCAAAGCAATACCCGCCACATGAGTTTGGATGCTCCGGTACACGAAGCCGAAGACGTAGCAATGGGTGATTTGCTGGAAGGAGGCGATATTACTGATGATGATGTTATGCGCGATTCATTGCGCGAAGAAATTCGCCGCGTGCTTAAATCTTTAAGCCCACGCGAAGCGGAGATCGTAAACGCGTATTTTGGTCTGGATGGAGAAAACGGCGCTACTATTGAACAAATAGGGCAAAAATATGACTTAACGAAGGAAAGGATTCGTCAAATTAAAGAAAGGGCTATCAAGCGCTTGCAAAAAGCACGCTATAGCGGCGCATTGAAATCCTACCTGGGTTAATATCATCAAAAAATACTTAATATTCTTAATTGCTACCGGCCGTTTTTTACACGGCCGGTTTTTTTTGATATAAGAACTTTGCTCGTTTTACCTGGATACCCTGTATTTTTGCATTCCTTTTTCTAGGCTACGCCAATGCATAATCTATTCGCCTATCAATATTGTCGATAGCCTATGCCTGCCGTTTTGGCTTATTTTTGAATTTGCACGGCCTTTGAAGGTAAACGCATACCGCGGTTGTTTCAACCGGGAGTATGGGGGAACGGTTGCTCACGCCACATGCCGGCGAGGGGAACCCAATCGGTAAAAACCATTATAATCAATAAACCAACAGCATGGAAACGAACAATCAAATTGAACATGTTCACGTATTAATCATAGGATCCGGCCCTGCCGGGTATACCGCGGCTATCTACGCGGCCCGCGCCAACCTGAAACCTGTGCTTTACCAGGGGATTCAACCCGGTGGACAATTAACCATCACCACGGAAGTGGAAAACTATCCAGGCTACCCGGAAGGGATTCAAGGCCCGGAGATGATGGTCGATTTCGAAAAGCAAGCTACCCGGATGGGTGCTGATATTCGCTATGGTATGGCGACTTCCGTTGATTTTTCAAAACAACCTTATACTGTCACCATCGACGAGGAAAAAGTACTGACTGCCGATGCGATCATTATCGCTACGGGTGCCTCGGCCAAATGGTTGAACTTGCCTTCCGAACAGCGTCTCAATGGTAGCGGGGTTTCCGCTTGCGCCGTTTGCGACGGATTTTTCTTCCGCGGGAAGGAAGTAGCTATCGTCGGCGCCGGTGATACCGCCGCTGAAGAAGCTTTGTACCTGTCTAAATTGACATCGAATGTGCACATGTTGGTTCGCCGCCACGAGATGCGTGCTTCCAAGATCATGCAAGACCGTGTCTTGAAAACATCTAACATCATCGTGTACTGGAACAGCGAAACCGACGAGATATTAGGTGAAAACAAGGTAGAAGCGGTTCGTATCAAGAATAATCAAACCGGGGAAAAACAAGAAATCCCTGTAAGTGCCTTCTTCGTAGCCATCGGTCACCAACCGAATTCCGGTATTTTCTCCGGCCAATTGGAAATGGACGATCAAGGATACATTAAAACGGAACCGGGTTCTTCCCGCACCAGCATTGAAGGTGTGTTCGCATGTGGTGATGTGCAGGATAAGATCTACCGTCAAGCGGTTACGGCTGCGGGTAGCGGTTGTATGGCTGCATTGGATGCGGAAAGATATTTATCTGCCAAAGGTCACCATTAATTAAGAAAATTATTCCAACTTTATAGCCGGGAACTTCGTCAAAGCGAGCTTCCCGGTTTTTTATTAAACTTTTTATCATGTTAACAATCGCCCTGGAATCCATAGAATTTTTTGCTTACCATGGTTATTATGAAGAGGAAAGAATCTTGGGGAACAATTTTATCCTGGATATTGCCGTGAAGATTAACCCCGCAGGTGCCGTTGAGCATCTTTCGGAAACGGTGAACTATATGCACCTTTATAATATTGCCAAGCAGGTAATGGAAATCCCGCAGCCGCTATTGGAAGAAGTAGTTGCGGATATCAGTAACCGGATCAAGGAGCGGCACCCCGAAGTTTTATATAGCAGTGTTTCGCTTAGAAAGTTAGCGCCGCCTATGGGTGCAGCCATTAAAAATTCCTTGGTTCGCCTCGAAAAGGACTATTTGCCTAAATAATTTCCCCCATATTTTTCATTTCGTAACAGGCTTCGTAAATTTATGCTATCCCTTAAATATTAAAATACATCATCCTATGGTTAAGAAAATCTTGTTATTGATAGTTCTTTGTGGATATGGAATCAACTTAATGGCGCAATCAGTAGAAGATTTGGAAAAAAAGGCCCAACAACTACTAAAAGTTAGAAAAGAAGCGGAAGCGCTGAATCAATATAAAGAAATCTTGAAACTGAAACCTACTTACCAGTCAGCCTTGGTGGCAGCAAGTATGTTGAGCGCCAGGGATGGAGATAGGAAGAGTGAAAAGGATGATAGGATCCAGTATTATACGGCCGCCAGGGATTATGCGCAAACCGCGCTACAACAAAATTCCAGCGATGCGCAAGCCAACTTCGCATTGGCATTCGCCCTTTCAAAATTAAGCGCCGAGCTGGGTACGAAGGAAAAAGTAGCCGCGTACCGGGATATGAAAAAATATGTAGACCTGGCGTTAAAATTCGATACTGCATATGCCGAGGCTTACCACTTGCTCGGGAAATGGAATTATATGTTAGTGAACATGAACCGGGTTGAAAAGGCAGCCGCGAAAGTGCTCTTCGGGGGCGTCCCTAACGCGGGCGTGGAAGCCGCCATCGTTAATTACCGAAAATGTTTGCAGTTAAAACCTTCTTATATCATCAATTATTATGACCTGGGAATTGCCTTGAGAAGCATCGGGCAGGAAACTGAAGCGATGGAAATACTCGGGAAAGCAACAGGTCTGCGCCCTATTTACCAGGAAGATGTTCAAATCCGCGTCAATTGTCGCAAGGTGTTGGACGAGATGCAGTAATTAAATCTGTTTATTTTTCCATCTTCCGGATCTCAAGTAAAGGAGGCAGAGGCTAATGACCACAAGCCAATAAAGAAATTCACTGCCCCAGGCCCAATGCAAGGGTTTGCGCCATTGTTCTATCACTATTTCACAATAAATAAGGTAACAAATAACCGCGCTGAATTCGATGACGAGGTTTACCTTCGTATTGCCCGTGCCGGTAACCCCGTTAAATACGATCGCGGCAATGGCAGTAAGGACAGTGCTCAGGCTCACGACCCTTATCGTGGGAATGGCTTCCGTGATCAGTGAATTATCAGGGGTATAGATATGTAATAGTGTGTAAGGAAAAATATTCAGCAAAGTACATACGAATACTGCGCAGCCTAAGCTAAGTGCGCCGATCATCCTGATAGCCTTGAATACATCGTCTTGCCTGCCTTGACCTATCAGGTTACTAACCATCGTATTACAAGTAGCGCCCAAAGCCCAGGTGAAGATCCCGAAAAAACCGAAGATGCTGCGCATCATGTTGGAAATCGCTAAGGGTCGCTGCCCCAGGTGCTCGATAAATATGAAAAATACCATCCAGCTACCGATGCTAAATAAATATTGTACGATTAAGGGAGCAGAAACGATCAGGGTGTGCTTGGCAATATTCCAACGGAAGCGCAAGGATTTAAATAAGTAATAACGCTTGTAAAACTTCAGGATGAAGAGCATGCCGAAAGCCACCGCGCAACCGATCCCTTCCGCGATAATAGAAGCAACGGCAGCCCCGTTTAAGCCTAGGGGTGAGAAACCCAGTTTGCCGAAGATCAACGTATAATCGAAGAATATATTAAACAGCTCCTGGAAAAGGGATGTTACGATCAAAATTTTAGTATGGCTGCTGCCGATATAAAAGGCATTGGCTAAACCGAGTAACATTAAGAACGGCAAACCCCATATGCGGATCTTGATAAACGATACCGCCGCATCGAAAATATGGGCATCATGTAAGCTGGCTTTAAAAATTGCCGGTGCAAAGATGTAAGTTGTCGCGATTGCCAACATGGAAAAAGCAACACATAAAAATATCCCGTTCGAAAATACCTTGCCGATTCCCTCGTAATTATTTTCACCGGCACGGCGGGCGATCATGATTTGAATACCGTTATTCAACCCGTATGCGACCATATACATGACAAGGTAATAAATGCCCGCGATGGCATTGGCTGCCAGTTCAAAATCACCCAAGCGGCCCAGGAAGGCCGTGTTCGTCATATGGTTTACCTGGGGTACAACCAATGCTAAACTGATAGGTGCCGCGATCTTGACGATTTGGCGGTAACTGAGCGAAACTTGCATAAACCGTTCTAAAGCAATAAGTATTGATCGAATATTGCGGGATAAAGATACAGGAATGTCGGGAATGGCAAAACGCTTGTCATAAAGCCCGCACATTTTTATGAAAAATGGTTATTATTGTGATTCATCTAACATAAGAACACCACATGGTTCATACAATACAACCTGCCTTTGCCATCGATGATTCGAGCTTACTGGAAACAGATTTAACAACCTGTCATTTGCTGGTATTGGTGGGAAATGGCAGCTTCACGTATGCCGTATTTAACCCTTTACAACGGAAGTTCTTAGCTATTAAATCCTATCATTTTGCGCCGAAAACCTTGGCAATAGAGGACCTGGAAATGATCGAACATATCTTCGATGCCGATAAGATCTTGTTAACAGCATTCAAACAAGTATTATTAGCATTTGATACCACGGTAACTTCCATGGTACCGGAATCACTGTTCACTCCTTCACTCCGCAAGGAATACCTGCATCTCGTGCAACCGGAAACGATCCATGAGGCTATTATGTACGATCATGTTGATGCACTGGGCTTGGTACAGGTGTACGCGATCGATAAAGATGTATTGGGGTTCTTGAGAAAGGAGTTTTCTACAGATAAAATTGTGCATGTCAATACCGCCTTGTTAAATTCTTATATTAAAAGCGTAGATATTCACCGCTATGATGGCGCCGCTTTTATTGATATACAGGCTAACCAGTTCGTAATAACCGTATTTAAATCAGGTAAGCTGTTATTACAACAATCTTTTTCGTACCAGTCGGGGCTCGATGTGGTATATTACATTATCAACAGCCTGAGGCAGTTGAAGTTGAACGAAAAATTGGTGAAAATTAAATTGGGAGGATCGCTATCCGGCGATTCTTTGATCTATGCAGAACTGAATAAATTTGTTCCGGATATAGATTGGTTAGATAGACCTTCCGGGATTTTATATCTTTCCAACATGCTGGAATTACCTTCACATCATTTTCAAAATTTATTTTCACTCGCCTTATGCGTATAATTGGAGGAGAAATGGGGGGAAGGCGGATTCAACCGCCATCACATATGCCGCATACGCGACCCACGACAGATATTGCCAAAACGGGGTTATTTAATATCATCGAGAATAATTTGGAGATCGGCAGCCTGAAAACACTGGATATTTTCGGTGGTACCGGCGCGATCAGTTACGAATTGGCGTCCCGTGGTGCAACGGATCAAACCATCGTGGAAAGGGATAGCAAGATGGCTGATTTCATCCAGAATACGGCGAAAACATTACATATCGATCATCTCAAATTAGTGCGGATGGATGTTTTCAAGTACTTGGAACAATGTAATGAAACCTACGATTTCATTTTCGCTGGCCCACCTTATGCACTGGAAGAAATAGATGAGCTGCCGAAGATTATATTCGGCAAGGGTTTATTGAAGCCGGAAGGGTGGTTTGTCCTGGAGCATACACCCAGGAATAATTATAAGGAATTTAGCTACTACCGCACGGAAAGAAATTACGGCACAACGATCTTTACCATTTTTATTAACCGTGAATCCTTGAAAAAATAATTAATCATAACCGTTATTATGGCACGACGTATTTGTCTTTTTCCCGGCACATTTGACCCTGTAACTTTAGGGCATACCGATGTGATCAACCGGGCCAAGGATTTATTTGATGAATTGATTATTGGCATCGGCATAAATTCCGGTAAGGTTCCCATGTTCTCCGTTGAACAACGGGTTGCCTGGTTCCAGGAGATATACAAGGACGATCCTAAAATTAAAGCTGCTGCTTACGAAGGTTTGACGGTGAATTTCTGCAAGGAAGTAGGCGCTAGATACATCTTGAGGGGAATCCGGTACGTGAGTGACTTTGAATATGAAAAGGCGATTGCCGATATGAACCGCATGCTCGATCATGATGTTGAAACCTTTTTCTTAACTGCATCGGCAGAGCACGCCACGATGGCTTCTACCTTGGTGCGCGATGTATTGAAAA includes the following:
- a CDS encoding sigma-70 family RNA polymerase sigma factor — protein: MRQLKIATQITNRDSQAVEKYLQEISKIPLLTPEEETTLAQRIKMGDQRALERLTTGNLRFVVSVAKQYQHQGLSLSDLINEGNLGLIKAAQRFDETKGFKFISYAVWWIRQSILQALAEQGRLVRLPQNKIGTYNKANKAYMAFEQENEREPSTEELAEILEMSESEINNIFQSNTRHMSLDAPVHEAEDVAMGDLLEGGDITDDDVMRDSLREEIRRVLKSLSPREAEIVNAYFGLDGENGATIEQIGQKYDLTKERIRQIKERAIKRLQKARYSGALKSYLG
- the trxB gene encoding thioredoxin-disulfide reductase, yielding METNNQIEHVHVLIIGSGPAGYTAAIYAARANLKPVLYQGIQPGGQLTITTEVENYPGYPEGIQGPEMMVDFEKQATRMGADIRYGMATSVDFSKQPYTVTIDEEKVLTADAIIIATGASAKWLNLPSEQRLNGSGVSACAVCDGFFFRGKEVAIVGAGDTAAEEALYLSKLTSNVHMLVRRHEMRASKIMQDRVLKTSNIIVYWNSETDEILGENKVEAVRIKNNQTGEKQEIPVSAFFVAIGHQPNSGIFSGQLEMDDQGYIKTEPGSSRTSIEGVFACGDVQDKIYRQAVTAAGSGCMAALDAERYLSAKGHH
- a CDS encoding dihydroneopterin aldolase, translated to MLTIALESIEFFAYHGYYEEERILGNNFILDIAVKINPAGAVEHLSETVNYMHLYNIAKQVMEIPQPLLEEVVADISNRIKERHPEVLYSSVSLRKLAPPMGAAIKNSLVRLEKDYLPK
- a CDS encoding MATE family efflux transporter, with translation MQVSLSYRQIVKIAAPISLALVVPQVNHMTNTAFLGRLGDFELAANAIAGIYYLVMYMVAYGLNNGIQIMIARRAGENNYEGIGKVFSNGIFLCVAFSMLAIATTYIFAPAIFKASLHDAHIFDAAVSFIKIRIWGLPFLMLLGLANAFYIGSSHTKILIVTSLFQELFNIFFDYTLIFGKLGFSPLGLNGAAVASIIAEGIGCAVAFGMLFILKFYKRYYLFKSLRFRWNIAKHTLIVSAPLIVQYLFSIGSWMVFFIFIEHLGQRPLAISNMMRSIFGFFGIFTWALGATCNTMVSNLIGQGRQDDVFKAIRMIGALSLGCAVFVCTLLNIFPYTLLHIYTPDNSLITEAIPTIRVVSLSTVLTAIAAIVFNGVTGTGNTKVNLVIEFSAVICYLIYCEIVIEQWRKPLHWAWGSEFLYWLVVISLCLLYLRSGRWKNKQI
- a CDS encoding DUF3822 family protein — translated: MVHTIQPAFAIDDSSLLETDLTTCHLLVLVGNGSFTYAVFNPLQRKFLAIKSYHFAPKTLAIEDLEMIEHIFDADKILLTAFKQVLLAFDTTVTSMVPESLFTPSLRKEYLHLVQPETIHEAIMYDHVDALGLVQVYAIDKDVLGFLRKEFSTDKIVHVNTALLNSYIKSVDIHRYDGAAFIDIQANQFVITVFKSGKLLLQQSFSYQSGLDVVYYIINSLRQLKLNEKLVKIKLGGSLSGDSLIYAELNKFVPDIDWLDRPSGILYLSNMLELPSHHFQNLFSLALCV
- a CDS encoding RsmD family RNA methyltransferase; translated protein: MRIIGGEMGGRRIQPPSHMPHTRPTTDIAKTGLFNIIENNLEIGSLKTLDIFGGTGAISYELASRGATDQTIVERDSKMADFIQNTAKTLHIDHLKLVRMDVFKYLEQCNETYDFIFAGPPYALEEIDELPKIIFGKGLLKPEGWFVLEHTPRNNYKEFSYYRTERNYGTTIFTIFINRESLKK
- the coaD gene encoding pantetheine-phosphate adenylyltransferase, which codes for MARRICLFPGTFDPVTLGHTDVINRAKDLFDELIIGIGINSGKVPMFSVEQRVAWFQEIYKDDPKIKAAAYEGLTVNFCKEVGARYILRGIRYVSDFEYEKAIADMNRMLDHDVETFFLTASAEHATMASTLVRDVLKNGGDVSRFVPGAVAATFKKHFG